The following are from one region of the Desulfovibrio sp. Huiquan2017 genome:
- a CDS encoding DsbA family oxidoreductase, with protein MPIDLTIFSDFVCPFCFVGSGIIDHLRRDFDLRDTWLPHELHPETPPEGRPVDELFDRFDIDQVTMTCNQRGKPYGIRFTRMTTLSNSRLALEAAEFARDAGRFHEFHERMFRACFTEGRNIGDMEVILDVAVRSGLDPAGVGEALTDHRYAARIKDGSARARAAGVTAIPSFFIKGQPPITGAVDEAVLRRALETALRAE; from the coding sequence ATGCCCATAGATCTGACCATCTTTTCCGACTTCGTCTGTCCGTTCTGTTTCGTCGGCTCGGGGATCATCGACCACCTGAGGCGCGATTTCGACCTCCGCGACACATGGCTCCCCCACGAACTGCACCCGGAGACCCCGCCCGAGGGACGCCCGGTGGACGAATTGTTCGACCGCTTCGACATCGACCAGGTGACCATGACCTGCAACCAGCGAGGCAAGCCCTACGGCATCCGATTCACCCGGATGACCACGCTGTCCAACTCCCGCCTGGCCCTGGAGGCGGCGGAATTCGCCCGGGACGCGGGCCGGTTCCACGAGTTTCACGAACGCATGTTCCGGGCCTGCTTCACCGAGGGCAGGAACATCGGCGACATGGAGGTCATCCTGGACGTAGCCGTCCGCTCGGGCCTGGACCCGGCCGGAGTCGGGGAGGCGCTCACGGACCATCGCTACGCCGCGCGGATCAAGGACGGTTCGGCCCGGGCGCGGGCGGCGGGCGTGACGGCCATCCCCTCCTTCTTCATCAAGGGGCAGCCGCCCATCACCGGGGCCGTGGACGAGGCCGTCCTGCGCCGGGCCCTGGAAACGGCTCTGCGAGCCGAGTGA
- a CDS encoding asparaginase: protein MAQQAEIVIFFTGGTIGMSPVEGKEGVAPGGNFDGLLNQLSPQEATVTLRPVLWSDKPSPHMTPADMFRLARDVEAVLQEESVLGAVVLHGTDTLVETAYMCDLVIHSDKPVILTGSMRYYSEAGYDGIRNLANTVRACLLPLPPGIGACILMTDRIFAAREAVKVNSLNVDAFESREAGVVGYVAGESVLLARRHSLAMPRRKFNPAAIESNVPLITAYTGIDRKPLDHAISEGAKGIVIEGFGAGNVPPAMVEGIEACLDRGLPVVLTTRCIEGGVWPIYGYPGGGADLHAKGVILSGRLGGPKARIRLMCALGLTSDPDAIREIFEEA from the coding sequence ATGGCACAACAGGCTGAAATCGTGATTTTCTTCACCGGAGGGACCATCGGCATGTCCCCGGTGGAAGGCAAGGAAGGCGTGGCTCCCGGCGGCAACTTCGACGGGTTGCTCAACCAACTTTCGCCCCAGGAGGCGACCGTCACCCTACGGCCCGTGCTCTGGTCGGACAAGCCGAGCCCGCACATGACCCCGGCGGACATGTTTCGGCTGGCCCGCGACGTGGAGGCCGTCCTGCAGGAAGAGTCCGTGCTCGGGGCCGTGGTCCTGCACGGCACGGACACCCTGGTGGAAACCGCCTACATGTGCGACCTGGTCATCCACTCGGACAAGCCGGTCATCCTGACCGGGTCCATGCGCTACTATTCCGAGGCGGGCTACGACGGCATCCGCAACCTGGCCAACACCGTACGCGCCTGCCTGCTCCCCCTGCCTCCCGGCATCGGGGCGTGCATCCTGATGACGGACCGCATCTTCGCGGCCCGCGAGGCGGTCAAGGTCAACTCGCTCAACGTGGACGCCTTTGAATCCCGCGAGGCAGGCGTGGTCGGCTACGTGGCCGGGGAGTCCGTGCTCCTGGCCCGACGCCATTCCCTGGCCATGCCCCGGCGCAAGTTCAATCCGGCCGCCATCGAATCCAACGTGCCGCTCATCACCGCGTATACGGGAATTGACCGGAAACCTCTCGATCATGCAATAAGCGAGGGTGCAAAGGGGATTGTAATCGAAGGGTTCGGCGCGGGCAACGTGCCTCCGGCCATGGTCGAAGGCATCGAGGCGTGCCTGGACAGGGGCCTTCCCGTGGTCCTGACCACCCGCTGCATCGAGGGCGGGGTCTGGCCCATCTACGGCTATCCCGGCGGCGGGGCCGACCTGCACGCCAAGGGGGTCATCCTGTCCGGCAGGCTAGGCGGGCCCAAGGCACGCATCCGGCTCATGTGCGCCCTGGGGCTGACCAGCGACCCGGACGCGATCCGCGAGATATTCGAAGAGGCCTAG
- a CDS encoding HD domain-containing phosphohydrolase: MENVSLIDLACGISSALDYISPTVTGHHRRVGLGSALLGGHVGIGASSLVDLLLAGLLHDIGAFSMDLALDGLSFDADLEEHAVVGYRLLKDHPFLDRASRIVLYHHTSWRDLRVVRQEGDRETLLLSNIVNLADRVDILRRTGSKGLEREAVERAVAGFTSDLYAPELLQAFKELAEGGIFWPLVEDMDRPVREMLSKDLLDVRITPDQLIDFSGFFTRIIDFRSRHTATHTAGVAETAVQLARLAGMSEQEQKAMRLAANLHDIGKLAVPTVLLDKPGALDEDEYVRIKDHATVCAEVLHSIPGLGEVADWACQHHERLNGKGYPLGLTDKDLSLGSRIMQVADVHTAITEDRPYRKGMPRERVVAVLRSMADNGFLDMDIVNLVIENHDQLDAVRAMVQSRALAEFRHFAESSR; this comes from the coding sequence ATGGAAAACGTTTCTCTCATCGACCTTGCCTGCGGCATATCCTCCGCTCTGGACTATATTTCACCTACGGTCACAGGCCACCACCGGCGGGTGGGGCTGGGGTCGGCCCTTCTGGGCGGCCATGTGGGCATCGGGGCCTCTTCCCTGGTCGATCTGCTTCTGGCCGGGTTACTCCACGACATCGGGGCCTTTTCCATGGACCTGGCCCTGGACGGGCTGAGCTTCGACGCGGACCTGGAGGAGCATGCCGTGGTCGGCTACCGGCTGCTCAAGGATCACCCCTTCCTGGATCGCGCTTCGCGCATCGTCCTCTATCACCACACCAGTTGGAGGGATTTGCGGGTCGTTCGACAGGAGGGCGACCGCGAAACCCTGCTGCTGTCCAACATTGTCAACCTGGCCGACCGAGTGGACATCCTGCGCCGGACGGGCTCCAAGGGGCTCGAACGCGAGGCGGTGGAACGGGCCGTGGCCGGGTTTACCTCGGACCTGTACGCCCCGGAGCTGCTCCAGGCCTTCAAGGAGCTGGCCGAGGGAGGCATCTTCTGGCCCCTGGTCGAGGACATGGACCGTCCCGTGCGCGAGATGCTCTCCAAGGATTTACTCGACGTGCGCATCACCCCGGACCAGCTCATCGACTTTTCGGGTTTCTTCACCCGGATCATCGACTTCCGAAGCCGCCACACGGCCACCCACACGGCGGGCGTGGCCGAAACCGCGGTCCAACTGGCCCGGTTGGCGGGCATGAGCGAGCAGGAACAGAAAGCCATGCGGCTGGCCGCAAACCTGCACGACATCGGCAAGCTGGCCGTGCCCACGGTCCTGCTGGACAAGCCGGGCGCCCTGGACGAGGACGAATACGTCCGGATCAAGGATCACGCCACGGTCTGCGCCGAAGTCCTGCATTCCATCCCCGGGCTGGGCGAAGTGGCGGATTGGGCCTGCCAGCACCATGAGCGGCTCAACGGCAAGGGGTATCCCCTGGGATTGACCGACAAGGACTTGTCCCTAGGCTCCCGGATCATGCAGGTGGCGGACGTGCACACGGCCATCACCGAGGACCGGCCCTACCGCAAGGGCATGCCCCGCGAGCGTGTCGTGGCCGTGCTCCGCTCCATGGCGGACAACGGATTTCTGGACATGGACATCGTCAACCTGGTCATAGAGAACCACGACCAGTTGGACGCGGTCCGGGCCATGGTCCAGAGTCGCGCCTTGGCCGAGTTCCGGCATTTCGCCGAAAGCTCCAGATAA